One stretch of Marinobacterium iners DNA includes these proteins:
- a CDS encoding IS4 family transposase, whose protein sequence is MSHHNTAFHQLLQPLSRHDFERTAREHHVGQKLRSASRWDQFIGIAMSQISGRQSLRDIESSLASQRHKLYHLGAKPIARSTLARLNEQQPAELYEAIFYKLLQRCSVRSNAHKFRFKNPLYSLDASTIDLSLNIFPWAKIHQSKAGVKLHTGLNNASLIPEFVALSDGREGDLIQGRQFTFPAGSIVAFDKGYVDYRWYGELTKQKVSFVTRLRPKAVYQVQKSNPVRAETSVEYDQVIELSSQHAQKQGAPTLRLVGYNCPESGKHFRFITNNFKLAATTIASIYKDRWQVELFFKALKQNLKIKAFLGNSKNAVLTQIWIAMICYLLLSFARHSARQGWSVQRIMRTLQVSLFERIPLWALLNPPSLKPEKRDPQMRIPL, encoded by the coding sequence TTGTCTCATCATAACACCGCGTTTCATCAGTTGCTCCAGCCTTTGTCCAGACACGATTTTGAGCGAACGGCTCGTGAGCATCATGTGGGGCAAAAGCTCCGTTCAGCTTCACGCTGGGATCAGTTCATTGGCATTGCGATGTCCCAGATTTCTGGCCGACAAAGTCTTCGCGACATCGAGTCTAGCCTCGCCAGTCAGCGGCATAAACTCTACCACCTCGGAGCCAAGCCGATTGCTCGCTCAACCCTCGCCCGCCTCAATGAGCAGCAGCCTGCCGAGCTCTATGAGGCCATCTTTTATAAGCTTTTGCAGCGCTGTTCTGTGCGTTCAAATGCGCATAAATTTCGCTTCAAAAATCCACTTTATTCACTCGATGCCAGCACCATCGATCTGTCATTGAATATTTTCCCCTGGGCAAAAATCCATCAGTCAAAAGCTGGTGTAAAGCTGCATACTGGCCTGAACAACGCCAGCTTAATTCCCGAGTTCGTTGCGCTCAGTGATGGACGGGAAGGCGATTTGATTCAGGGGCGCCAGTTCACCTTTCCGGCAGGCAGTATCGTGGCTTTTGATAAGGGCTATGTTGATTACCGCTGGTATGGAGAGCTAACAAAACAAAAGGTTAGCTTTGTCACGCGACTGAGACCCAAAGCTGTTTATCAGGTGCAGAAATCGAATCCAGTACGTGCCGAGACGTCGGTTGAGTACGATCAAGTGATTGAGTTGAGCAGTCAGCACGCGCAAAAACAGGGCGCACCCACGCTTCGATTGGTGGGGTATAACTGCCCGGAAAGCGGTAAACACTTCCGCTTTATCACCAACAACTTCAAGCTGGCCGCGACGACAATTGCGTCGATCTATAAGGATCGTTGGCAGGTGGAACTCTTCTTCAAAGCACTCAAGCAAAACCTGAAGATAAAGGCGTTTTTAGGTAACAGTAAGAATGCTGTGCTGACGCAGATCTGGATCGCCATGATCTGCTATCTACTGCTCTCGTTTGCTCGCCACAGCGCCCGGCAAGGCTGGAGCGTACAACGCATAATGCGAACACTTCAGGTGAGCTTGTTCGAACGCATACCCCTTTGGGCGCTACTTAATCCTCCTTCACTAAAGCCAGAAAAAAGGGACCCTCAAATGAGGATCCCTTTATGA
- the nth gene encoding endonuclease III, with product MNADKRYQIFSRLQAENPNPETELEYSNAFELLIAVMLSAQATDVSVNKATRKLYPIANTPEAILALGVDGVKQYIKTIGLFNTKAENVIKTCRILIEEHNSEVPQTRAELEKLPGVGRKTANVVLNTAFGQPAMAVDTHIFRVANRTRIAPGKTVLEVERKLLRHVPKPFLVDAHHWLILHGRYVCTARKPRCGACVIEDLCEYKQKTELE from the coding sequence ATGAATGCCGACAAGCGATACCAGATTTTCAGCCGCCTGCAGGCCGAAAACCCCAACCCTGAAACCGAACTCGAATACAGCAACGCCTTTGAGCTGCTGATTGCCGTCATGCTGTCGGCACAGGCAACCGATGTCAGCGTCAACAAGGCTACCCGCAAGCTTTATCCCATCGCCAATACGCCTGAAGCCATTCTGGCCCTCGGAGTGGATGGTGTGAAGCAGTACATCAAGACCATCGGTCTGTTCAACACCAAGGCCGAAAACGTCATCAAGACCTGCCGCATTCTGATCGAAGAGCACAACAGCGAAGTCCCTCAGACACGCGCCGAGCTGGAGAAGCTGCCCGGTGTTGGCCGCAAGACTGCCAACGTGGTCCTCAACACGGCGTTTGGCCAGCCCGCCATGGCGGTAGACACCCATATCTTTCGCGTCGCCAACCGCACTCGTATCGCCCCAGGCAAGACCGTACTGGAAGTCGAACGAAAACTGCTGCGCCATGTACCCAAACCTTTTCTGGTGGATGCACACCACTGGCTGATCCTGCATGGACGCTATGTCTGCACGGCACGCAAGCCTCGTTGCGGTGCCTGCGTGATTGAAGATTTATGTGAATACAAGCAGAAAACGGAGCTCGAATAG
- a CDS encoding GGDEF domain-containing protein, with amino-acid sequence MINPPEHILSVDEFHWQLGLLQHLDVGLIVLDADHRVHLWNNFMTNHSGVRDAIAYGKRLEDLFDDFPGQWFQRKLESVFMLRNRAFITWEERPYLFRFKPYHPITGLAEFMYQNVTLIPLSSPSGKIDHVGIMIYDMTAAAMSQLGLRDANAELALLSRTDRLSGLANRGYWEECLRQEYERFRRTQTPSSLVMMDVDHFKAINDTYGHQAGDEVIRILSETLRHHARATDTPGRYGGEEFGVLLVNTTATNAMVFAERVRRAIEMLEVRHGPNRIQFTASLGISQLGNQHQSHEEWMRDADTALYYSKENGRNRTTLAEDLE; translated from the coding sequence ATGATCAACCCGCCGGAGCACATACTGAGCGTGGATGAGTTCCATTGGCAACTGGGACTCCTGCAACACTTGGATGTGGGCCTGATTGTGTTGGATGCCGACCACCGCGTTCACCTCTGGAACAACTTCATGACCAACCATTCCGGTGTACGTGATGCCATTGCTTACGGCAAACGACTGGAAGACCTGTTCGATGACTTCCCCGGACAATGGTTTCAGCGCAAGCTTGAAAGCGTCTTCATGCTTCGCAATCGTGCCTTTATCACCTGGGAAGAGCGCCCTTACCTGTTCCGCTTCAAGCCGTACCACCCTATTACGGGACTGGCTGAGTTCATGTATCAGAACGTGACATTGATTCCGCTCTCCTCTCCCAGTGGCAAGATCGACCATGTCGGCATTATGATCTATGACATGACGGCCGCCGCCATGAGCCAGCTGGGGCTGCGTGATGCCAACGCCGAGCTCGCACTGCTGAGTCGCACAGACAGACTCAGTGGTCTTGCAAACCGAGGCTATTGGGAAGAGTGCCTGCGACAGGAGTATGAGCGCTTCCGCCGAACTCAGACCCCCTCAAGCCTGGTCATGATGGATGTGGACCACTTCAAGGCGATCAACGACACTTACGGCCACCAGGCCGGTGACGAGGTCATCCGTATCCTGTCCGAAACCCTGCGCCACCATGCACGTGCCACGGATACGCCGGGCCGTTATGGCGGCGAGGAGTTCGGCGTTCTGCTGGTCAACACCACAGCCACCAACGCCATGGTGTTCGCCGAACGGGTTCGCCGTGCAATTGAGATGCTGGAAGTAAGGCACGGCCCCAACCGTATACAGTTTACCGCCAGCCTTGGCATTTCTCAGCTTGGCAACCAGCATCAATCCCATGAAGAGTGGATGCGAGATGCCGACACAGCGCTGTATTACTCCAAGGAGAATGGCCGCAACCGTACCACCTTGGCCGAGGATCTGGAATAA
- a CDS encoding response regulator: MGKPLSVVICDDSRLARKQMERALKQWNVDITHASHGLEALEAIRAGKGELLFLDLNMPLLDGYQVLERIRANDLPTLTIVVSGDIQPEARERVIQLGALDFIRKPLDTDLLTQSLRSFGLLEELAERPADTVNDAVETDLESARPQPLNRTRGLGLDPVSQAFELTESYQELANVAMGQAADRLARLLKVFIELPIPHVQLVELCEFDMALHQATGDNPITTICQGFIAPGIAGEALLMFSDSSSQDLAYMLGHEGEITDQVERELMMDIANLLIGAFLNGLGSQLDLSFGQGSPLILGQHCSIPNLQQNSRWTRTLSIDIGYRIEGRDLSCDLLLLFTEDSLPAMNELVRHL; encoded by the coding sequence GTGGGCAAACCGCTATCCGTCGTAATCTGTGATGATTCCCGCCTCGCTCGCAAGCAGATGGAGCGAGCGCTGAAACAATGGAATGTGGACATTACACACGCCAGCCATGGCCTGGAGGCACTTGAGGCGATCAGGGCCGGCAAGGGTGAGCTGCTGTTTCTCGACCTTAACATGCCGTTGCTGGATGGCTACCAGGTACTGGAACGCATCCGTGCCAATGACCTGCCCACTCTTACCATCGTTGTATCCGGCGATATTCAGCCGGAAGCCCGTGAGCGTGTGATTCAACTCGGCGCACTTGATTTCATCCGCAAACCGCTGGATACCGACCTGCTGACCCAGTCTCTGCGCTCATTCGGCCTGCTCGAAGAACTTGCCGAACGCCCCGCCGACACCGTAAATGATGCAGTTGAAACCGATCTCGAAAGTGCACGTCCACAGCCACTGAACCGCACTCGCGGCCTGGGCCTCGACCCGGTATCGCAGGCATTTGAACTGACCGAGAGCTACCAGGAGCTGGCTAACGTCGCTATGGGCCAGGCAGCCGACCGCCTTGCACGGCTGTTGAAGGTCTTTATCGAATTGCCGATCCCCCACGTACAGTTGGTTGAGCTGTGTGAATTCGACATGGCGTTGCATCAGGCGACTGGAGACAATCCGATCACCACTATCTGTCAGGGCTTTATCGCTCCAGGCATCGCCGGTGAAGCCTTGCTGATGTTCAGTGACTCCAGCAGTCAGGATCTGGCTTATATGCTCGGCCATGAAGGTGAAATCACCGACCAGGTCGAACGCGAATTGATGATGGATATCGCCAACCTCTTGATCGGCGCCTTCTTGAACGGGCTTGGATCACAGCTGGATCTGAGTTTTGGCCAGGGCTCGCCACTGATTCTGGGCCAGCACTGCAGTATACCGAACCTGCAACAGAACAGCCGCTGGACGCGAACACTAAGCATCGACATCGGTTACCGGATCGAGGGGCGCGATTTGAGTTGTGACCTGCTGCTGCTGTTTACCGAAGATTCACTTCCGGCCATGAATGAATTAGTGAGGCATCTGTGA
- a CDS encoding electron transport complex subunit E, translating to MSVDYRKITLDGLWTNNPALVQLLGLCPLLAVTASVVNALGLGLASTLVLVSSNLTVSAFRKLVPETVRLPIFVMIIASFVTAIELLMQAFTYELYLILGIFIPLIVTNCAIMGRADAFASKNPVRASVLDGLMMGVGFTAVLVLLGGMRELLGTGALFSDMHLLFGEAARNWKWLMFEDYPGFLFAILPPGAFVGLGLLIALKNIIDARLEERRKQQTPKTLTGSKRVRVTG from the coding sequence ATGAGCGTCGACTACCGCAAGATTACATTGGACGGCCTTTGGACCAACAATCCGGCACTGGTGCAACTACTGGGCCTTTGCCCCCTGCTGGCCGTCACCGCCTCCGTAGTGAACGCCCTTGGCCTTGGCCTTGCAAGCACATTGGTACTGGTCAGCTCAAACCTGACTGTATCCGCTTTCCGCAAACTGGTGCCGGAAACCGTACGCCTACCGATCTTCGTAATGATCATTGCCTCTTTCGTGACGGCGATCGAACTGCTGATGCAGGCATTCACCTATGAGCTTTACCTGATTTTGGGCATCTTCATTCCATTGATTGTGACCAATTGCGCCATCATGGGCCGTGCCGATGCCTTTGCCAGCAAGAACCCGGTGCGCGCCTCAGTATTGGACGGCCTGATGATGGGCGTCGGCTTCACCGCCGTATTGGTCCTGCTGGGCGGTATGCGCGAGCTACTGGGCACCGGCGCGCTGTTCAGTGACATGCACCTGCTGTTCGGCGAAGCCGCACGCAACTGGAAGTGGCTGATGTTCGAGGACTACCCAGGCTTCCTGTTTGCCATTCTGCCACCGGGTGCTTTTGTTGGCCTTGGACTGCTGATTGCGCTGAAGAACATAATCGATGCGCGCCTGGAAGAACGCCGCAAGCAACAGACTCCCAAAACCTTGACGGGTAGCAAAAGGGTACGCGTTACCGGTTGA
- the rsxG gene encoding electron transport complex subunit RsxG, whose protein sequence is MNEVFQAIRSNALAIGIFAIVTAAVIAFTQLSTRERIAHNKAEFQARALYEIVPREIDPDLLSHEIQLSAAPELGYPSGSIGWQAINSGEVVTVLLPVIAPDGYSGNIELLIGVNADSSLAGVRVLSHKETPGLGDKIELAKSDWILAFEGAHMAVNRDENWAVKKDGGRFDQFTGATITPRAIVNATARTIEFFRAHRAQLLQPVTADAASAAGVTQ, encoded by the coding sequence ATGAACGAAGTCTTTCAGGCCATTCGCAGTAACGCCCTGGCCATCGGCATTTTCGCGATCGTAACAGCGGCTGTCATCGCCTTCACTCAGCTGAGTACACGCGAGAGAATCGCGCACAACAAGGCCGAATTTCAGGCTCGTGCCTTGTATGAAATCGTGCCTCGCGAGATAGATCCCGATCTGCTGTCGCATGAGATTCAGCTCAGTGCCGCGCCTGAGCTGGGCTACCCTTCCGGCAGCATAGGCTGGCAGGCAATCAATTCCGGCGAGGTAGTAACTGTACTGCTTCCGGTGATTGCACCGGATGGCTACAGCGGCAACATCGAGCTGCTGATCGGTGTGAATGCCGACAGTTCGCTCGCCGGTGTACGCGTCCTAAGCCACAAGGAAACACCGGGGCTGGGTGACAAGATCGAGCTGGCCAAATCCGACTGGATTCTGGCTTTTGAGGGGGCTCACATGGCGGTTAATCGTGACGAGAACTGGGCGGTTAAAAAAGACGGTGGCAGATTTGATCAGTTCACCGGCGCTACTATCACGCCACGCGCGATCGTAAATGCCACCGCCCGCACAATCGAGTTTTTCCGGGCTCACCGCGCACAGTTGCTGCAACCCGTTACTGCTGACGCCGCTTCTGCGGCAGGAGTCACACAATGA
- the rsxD gene encoding electron transport complex subunit RsxD: protein MSLIRLSSPHVYKANSTANVMRLVMLAMLPGILAMTVFFGWGTVIQIIWAGLLALGFEAVILKLRKRPVLFHLNDGSAIVTAMLLAVAIPPFAPWWMTLVGVFVAIVLGKHLYGGLGQNPFNPAMVAYALLLISFPVEMTRWTAPFVLNGDGWQIAPFLDTLKAIFAAADNLWYDSFTGATPLDEIRHRGGLTTEEAWRQSTVLSQGIGAWHAVSAAWLMGGIFLLYRKVITWHAPISMLLALTLCSSMFFGFDPDNYADPFFHLSTGATMLAAFFIITDPVSSATSNRGRIVFGASIGILIFIIRTWGNYPDGVAFAVLLMNLAAPFIDIYTQPRSYGHNRAKKGQGGKA, encoded by the coding sequence ATGTCACTGATCCGACTGAGTTCACCTCATGTCTACAAGGCCAACAGCACCGCCAATGTGATGCGACTGGTGATGCTGGCCATGCTGCCCGGCATTCTGGCCATGACCGTCTTTTTCGGCTGGGGCACTGTAATCCAGATTATCTGGGCCGGCCTGCTGGCACTGGGATTTGAAGCTGTAATACTCAAGCTGCGCAAGCGCCCGGTGCTGTTTCACCTCAACGATGGCAGCGCCATTGTCACCGCCATGCTGCTGGCCGTGGCGATTCCTCCCTTCGCGCCCTGGTGGATGACACTGGTCGGCGTGTTTGTTGCCATTGTATTGGGCAAGCACCTTTACGGCGGTTTGGGACAGAACCCGTTCAATCCTGCGATGGTGGCCTATGCCCTCCTGCTGATCTCGTTCCCGGTGGAAATGACACGCTGGACCGCCCCCTTCGTACTCAATGGCGACGGCTGGCAGATAGCGCCGTTCCTCGACACGTTGAAGGCCATCTTCGCCGCCGCCGACAACCTCTGGTATGACAGTTTTACCGGAGCGACCCCTCTGGATGAAATCCGCCACCGTGGCGGCCTGACCACCGAAGAAGCCTGGCGCCAGTCCACCGTATTGTCACAAGGCATCGGCGCCTGGCACGCAGTCAGTGCCGCCTGGCTGATGGGCGGCATCTTTCTGCTGTACCGCAAGGTGATCACCTGGCACGCACCCATCTCCATGCTGCTGGCACTGACCCTGTGTTCAAGCATGTTTTTCGGTTTTGATCCCGACAACTATGCTGACCCCTTCTTCCACCTCAGCACCGGTGCCACCATGCTGGCGGCGTTCTTCATCATTACCGACCCAGTCTCAAGCGCGACCAGTAACCGTGGACGGATAGTGTTCGGTGCCAGTATTGGCATCCTGATTTTCATTATCCGTACCTGGGGCAACTATCCCGATGGTGTGGCCTTCGCGGTTTTGCTGATGAATCTGGCGGCGCCCTTTATCGATATCTATACCCAGCCACGCAGCTATGGCCATAACAGGGCCAAAAAGGGACAGGGAGGCAAGGCATGA
- the rsxC gene encoding electron transport complex subunit RsxC has product MGKVFAFHGGVHPPENKKQSTRTPIAQAPLPKMLYIPLQQHIGIAANPVVNVGDRVLKGQLIAEPVGRISASLHAPTSGIVRSIGPHPVPHASGLESDCITLETDGQDEWIEHQGLQDYTRLEPSVLIEHIRQCGIAGMGGAGFPTDVKLHLGDDHIVNTLIINAAECEPYITADDMLMRERAADILSGIRIISHLLRPSHIMIGIEDNKPQAIHALEAVLKGCELNIDIRVVPTKYPSGGERQLIQLLTGLEVPSGRIPADIGIVCQNVGTATAIHRAVHFGEPLISRIVTVTGDAVAKPQNFEALIGTPFADLLEAANLYEGRLFRLVMGGPMMGVTVAHDQIPVIKTTNCIIAASDEEMPQAPPEQPCIRCNMCEQVCPVTLLPQQLYWFSKGREFDKARNHNLFDCIECGACAYVCPSSIPLVQYYRFAKSEIRTEEAEQRKADHARQRFEARQARLEREQAEKEARRKARAEEAARAQQSRKNTEAEKAQSASDSAAPAASAAPDLKQLKTAAAVARTKLKKARDAFKNAEDKGLDGIDALRATLTDLEQKSEEAEQAFKAAEQAEAAAAAEKGVDLKQLKIDAAMARAAVTKLERALTKTEDEQARREMETELVEARKKSDALNQSLSEHSPA; this is encoded by the coding sequence ATGGGCAAGGTATTTGCGTTCCACGGTGGCGTGCACCCGCCGGAAAACAAGAAGCAGTCCACCCGAACCCCGATTGCCCAAGCGCCGCTGCCGAAGATGCTCTATATCCCACTGCAGCAGCATATCGGCATTGCCGCCAACCCGGTGGTCAATGTGGGCGATCGTGTACTCAAGGGACAGTTGATTGCCGAACCGGTCGGCCGTATCAGCGCATCGCTGCACGCGCCTACCTCAGGCATTGTGCGCTCAATCGGGCCACACCCGGTGCCGCATGCATCAGGCCTTGAGTCTGACTGCATCACGCTGGAAACCGACGGTCAGGATGAGTGGATTGAACACCAGGGCCTGCAGGATTACACCCGGCTGGAGCCCTCGGTTCTGATCGAGCATATCCGCCAGTGCGGCATCGCCGGCATGGGCGGTGCTGGCTTCCCAACCGATGTGAAGCTGCATCTGGGTGATGACCATATCGTCAATACTCTGATCATCAACGCCGCCGAGTGCGAACCCTATATCACGGCTGATGACATGCTGATGCGTGAGCGTGCCGCCGACATTCTCAGCGGTATTCGCATCATCAGCCACCTGTTGCGCCCGAGCCATATCATGATCGGCATCGAGGACAACAAGCCGCAGGCAATCCACGCATTGGAAGCGGTACTCAAGGGTTGCGAGCTGAATATTGATATCCGCGTCGTGCCCACCAAATACCCTTCGGGCGGTGAACGCCAGCTGATCCAGCTGCTCACCGGACTGGAAGTGCCAAGTGGTCGCATCCCTGCCGATATCGGCATCGTGTGCCAGAATGTGGGCACGGCAACCGCCATCCATCGTGCGGTACATTTTGGCGAGCCGCTGATTTCGCGTATTGTGACCGTCACCGGCGACGCCGTGGCCAAGCCGCAGAATTTTGAAGCCCTGATCGGCACCCCCTTTGCCGACCTGCTGGAGGCCGCCAACCTGTATGAAGGCCGTCTGTTCAGGCTGGTGATGGGCGGGCCGATGATGGGGGTCACGGTCGCGCATGATCAGATCCCTGTGATCAAGACCACCAACTGCATCATTGCCGCCAGCGATGAGGAAATGCCACAGGCACCACCTGAGCAGCCCTGCATCCGCTGCAACATGTGCGAGCAGGTCTGCCCCGTGACACTGCTGCCGCAGCAGCTGTACTGGTTCTCCAAAGGGCGTGAGTTCGACAAGGCGCGTAATCACAACCTGTTCGACTGCATCGAGTGCGGCGCCTGTGCCTATGTCTGCCCCAGCAGCATTCCGCTGGTGCAGTACTATCGCTTTGCCAAATCCGAGATTCGTACCGAAGAAGCCGAACAACGCAAGGCTGACCATGCGCGTCAGCGTTTTGAAGCCCGTCAGGCGCGACTCGAACGTGAGCAGGCCGAGAAGGAAGCACGCCGCAAGGCACGAGCCGAAGAGGCTGCACGGGCACAACAGTCTCGCAAGAATACCGAAGCAGAGAAGGCCCAGTCAGCATCTGACAGCGCCGCTCCGGCAGCCAGTGCTGCACCAGACCTGAAGCAACTGAAAACCGCTGCAGCGGTTGCCCGTACCAAGCTGAAGAAGGCCCGTGACGCCTTCAAGAACGCTGAAGACAAGGGACTGGATGGCATCGATGCCCTGCGCGCCACCCTGACGGACCTGGAGCAGAAATCAGAAGAAGCCGAGCAGGCCTTTAAGGCAGCTGAGCAGGCAGAGGCCGCTGCCGCCGCCGAAAAGGGCGTAGATCTCAAGCAGCTCAAGATTGATGCCGCCATGGCCCGCGCAGCGGTGACCAAACTGGAACGCGCACTGACCAAGACGGAAGACGAACAGGCACGTCGGGAGATGGAAACCGAACTGGTGGAAGCCCGCAAGAAATCCGACGCCCTGAACCAGAGCCTGAGCGAACACTCGCCGGCCTAA
- the rsxB gene encoding electron transport complex subunit RsxB encodes MTTVITAILILFCLAVVFGVILGYASVRFRVEGNPIVDQIDSLLPQTQCGQCGYPGCRPYAEAIANGEAINKCPPGGQSTIEALADLLDVEAVPLDAEHGEEQVKKVAFIREDECIGCTKCIQACPVDAILGAAKQMHTVIVDECTGCDLCVEPCPVDCIDMIPVETTITNWKWPSPTESSSLIATDRGRGAEQQEAH; translated from the coding sequence ATGACGACCGTTATTACCGCTATTCTTATCCTGTTTTGCCTCGCCGTCGTGTTCGGCGTGATTCTGGGTTATGCCTCGGTACGCTTTCGTGTCGAGGGCAATCCGATCGTGGATCAGATCGATTCCCTGTTGCCACAAACGCAGTGTGGCCAGTGCGGCTACCCGGGCTGTCGCCCCTACGCGGAAGCGATCGCTAATGGTGAGGCGATCAACAAGTGCCCGCCCGGTGGTCAAAGCACCATTGAAGCGCTGGCTGACCTGCTCGATGTGGAAGCGGTGCCGCTGGATGCCGAACATGGCGAAGAACAGGTCAAAAAGGTTGCCTTTATCCGCGAAGATGAATGCATCGGCTGCACCAAGTGCATTCAGGCCTGCCCCGTGGACGCGATTCTCGGCGCCGCCAAGCAGATGCACACCGTCATCGTCGACGAGTGCACCGGCTGCGACCTGTGTGTTGAACCCTGCCCCGTGGACTGTATTGATATGATTCCGGTGGAAACCACCATTACCAACTGGAAATGGCCCTCGCCAACCGAGTCCTCCAGCCTGATCGCGACCGACCGTGGTCGCGGCGCCGAACAGCAGGAGGCACACTGA
- the rsxA gene encoding electron transport complex subunit RsxA, giving the protein MTEFLLILISTVLVNNFVLVQFLGLCPFMGVSNKLETAMGMSLATTFVLTLSSVCSYLVYSTLLVPFELEYLQTIAFILVIAVVVQFTEMVVHKTSPLLYKLLGIFLPLITTNCAVLGVALLNIKKQNGFLESIAYGFGAAVGFSMALVLFSAIRERIAVADVPVPFRGAAIGMVTAGLMSLAFMGFAGLVQF; this is encoded by the coding sequence ATGACTGAATTTCTGCTCATCCTGATCAGCACCGTACTGGTGAACAACTTCGTACTGGTCCAGTTCCTCGGGCTGTGTCCTTTCATGGGTGTTTCCAACAAGCTGGAAACGGCCATGGGCATGTCCCTGGCCACCACCTTCGTGCTGACGCTGTCGTCGGTCTGCAGCTATCTGGTGTACTCGACCCTGCTGGTCCCCTTCGAGCTGGAATACCTGCAAACCATCGCCTTTATTCTGGTGATTGCGGTAGTGGTGCAGTTCACCGAAATGGTGGTGCACAAAACCAGTCCTCTGCTGTACAAGCTGCTCGGCATTTTCCTGCCGCTGATCACCACCAACTGTGCGGTACTCGGCGTTGCCCTGCTCAACATCAAGAAGCAGAACGGTTTCCTTGAATCGATCGCCTATGGTTTTGGTGCTGCCGTCGGCTTCTCGATGGCGCTGGTGCTGTTCTCGGCAATTCGTGAGCGGATCGCCGTCGCGGATGTGCCCGTTCCCTTTCGCGGTGCGGCCATCGGCATGGTCACCGCCGGTCTGATGTCGCTGGCCTTCATGGGCTTTGCCGGCCTCGTTCAGTTCTGA